Part of the Benincasa hispida cultivar B227 chromosome 12, ASM972705v1, whole genome shotgun sequence genome is shown below.
ATCGTGTCGGGTGGGATCATCTCGATACAATTACGTATAAAAGGAGATCGATTCTCTTTGCCTTCTCAATCGGATTTCAGGCTCCCATTTTAACCGACCTCTATTTTCCACCGAGACAGAGTGAGCTTTTCCGGCATGGCTTCAACTTCTAGGGATCCGGCTCCGCCGTACGCCAGTGCTGCTAGAATTTCCGATTCTCCTTGTTATCCTCAGTACAGCGCTTCCCTGAAATGTAGGTTCAGTCTCATACTCCGTCTCcgtttttctcaaattttttagttttttcattGATTCTCCGCAAAAGATTTACGTATCTTTCCTACTATTATTTCACCATTTGGACTTCTTCTACACTGGTTTACTCGAGAATGATTGCGTGCTATGCATCAATTTTTTCAGTTTGTGTTCTGGATGGTTAAACTCCTGAATTTGCTGTTGGTGGTGATCGTGCAAACTCTAATTTTCGTGGCGATTCTCTATGctcttttaattgaaaattggtTAGCCTGTTTTATTACTTTTCTAGGGTTACTATTTCCATCTGTTTTAGGTCAATTAATGAAGAGTAAGCAAACTTAACTGTATTAATGATCGGATGATAatcttaaaaacaaaataggGTGTACTAGGGTATTAGCTGATAGAACGCTCGTGAGAGTTCTTAGAGCGGCTGTGTTTTGAGTTCACATACTGTTCTAACTATGGTAATAGTGGAAAAAGAACTTTTACTAGGAGATTGAAACCGACGGATCTTAATCCCTCTTCCCTTGGGGaagttcttatttatttaaaatatcaacATAGGAATTACTTAGTTGGATGGTTCTTTTGCTCCAAGACTTATTTAGTTGCATTCGACATCGGCAATCCAATCCAATTTCATTATTTGACTTATTCTAAGAGCTATATATATAAGAGAGCTTGTTTTAACTGGTTGATAAGTCAGGTGTaaagtgaaattttaatttgaatttttaaatgagTACTATCGTATTGATCCTGATGAAGTGTAGCTTGATCCTTGGTGTGTAATGAATCATCCAATGAGGAGTTGGTGTTTGAAAAACTAATTTtgtagattttgaattttatttttatgtcaGAATATTTTGTACTTCTTATCAGAGAAAATCTCCTTTTCCAAATGCTATAGGTCTTGAAGAACATAACTCAGAGAAGAGCAAATGTCGAGAACATTTTGATGTTTACAAGGAATGCAAGAAGAAAGaggtattttcttttcttagttatCACATGAAATTGGAGTGGAGGAACATTTCGTCATGTGTGATACTGTTACTGAAAGGATAGGCTAATTATTTATGGGAATTTGACTTAAACTGAGATGATGGTACTAACAAGTCAAGGTTGTATTTGCTCTGATTTGACTAGTTATATAACTTGTTCTTTTTTTTGCGTCCTTGGGGTCTACTCATTTGCTTGTGACGTTAATGGATCAAGGAAATTTAGGTAATATCCTCATTTCATTTGCACATAATTGGATAACCAGTGTGTCATTGAGTTAGTTATGTGCTCAATCTTAAAGGAATGTTTGACGTAAGTAGAAAGGGGTTAAATTGGGTAATTAGGtaaaaatataggttaattccctttttacccTCTACTCGTATTCAAAGTCTACAAATGGGTGTATTCTCCCTCATGTATGGATAACAATTAATGAATAAGATTTTCCTTCAAGAATTCTCCAAGATTCTTAGTCTACatcaatttggtatcagagcatctgtCTAGACCAACATTGACTGCAGTTGGTGGAAGTCCGAGAAACTCTTGGTAATGCCGATCACAAGAGGGAGCTTCGTGAGTTGTGCTCGTTGCCGAACAATCCACATCTAATATGGGGAACCCTTGGAAttccaagaaagaaaaaagaaaccaaagatttttcaagattttgcaAGAATGGATTATTGCCGATCAAAGAAAATGTCCAAGAAAAAAATAGCAGTTGTTATAGgcaagaaaatcaattttacttCCAAAAACAATGGTGGGATTCTGACTCAAGTAATTCAGAAGAAGAATTTCAACATACTAATTTTGTCCATGCTCAATTTTCACAAAGAATCTATCATTATCCACATTAGAAATTTGAATCTAGTGATTCTAGTGACTCCGAAGACATTTCTAAGTCAATTTGGGATGGAATAAGAAGGCATCAATATCGAAAAAGGTCTCAACGATCCAATCAAACTCATTTTTCAAGAAATCAACGTAAAGATTGAGAGTTAGATGAATTAAAGAATCATCAAGAATGGATTTTTATAGCCCAAGAAGGATGTTCAAAACTCGAacttatttatttggttatgAAACACGATGAAGAGAGGttgattcaagaaaatcaatgGATGAGTTCTATACCCGCTACGAGATTGAAACATATCCAAGAATCCAACAAAATAACTACTTTGATCCCGTAGCATTGGAGGcaataaagaaaacaacaaatgAAATCTAACATTCATTGGAAAAAATGACTCAACATATTGATCATTTATCAATTCATTTACAAGAGTTCAAGAATGAATTGATTTCATAtgcggaaaaaaaaaaaaaaaacaaaggaatcatggttgaaaatttttctaatagaaaatcttgaagataaAATTGGGAGAAATCTTGTTGAGACCCATGTAGTTAAAGGAGGTGATTGGGACAAAAATCATGTGAAcgaatagaagaaaaaaaaaagaatttgaagatgtTAATTCGAAAATTGTTTcaagtgaagaagaaaaattcaacgaaaaagatggaaaagagGTATCAAACACCAAGCAAGAATCAAGCAAGAACAACGACACATTGATTGTGTTGGAAATAGATCACCAAACTGTCGAATAATTTGAAGCGAATGATAAAGAAGATGTGATTCTTGAACGATTCTATTTGGAAGGTGGTTTTTTAGTGATTGGTCATTTGAATATGGTTTTGAATGAGCTTAAAGGAAACATCTTTTTTGGCCGATGAACAACGGTTATTTTTTTGAATTGGGCCAAGAATCATGCCTTTGACTGTATAATTCAAGGAACATTTGGATCGAGGGCAGCCTAGTGGAGATGgaatatttggaattttggatgGAGCTTTTGACATTGCAGCAGTTGCAACAGAGGTATTAGATGACCTTGATGATAAAAGATTTGATAAACTCGATGGAATTGATGGAAATTTTGTCTTGGACTTTTCtacataataatttaatttttttttcctttttaaaactcGAGGCcaagttttctttttggagGGGTAAAATGATGTAAGTAGAAAGGGGTTAAATTGGGAAATTGGATAGAAGTACAGGttaattccctttttacccccTACTTGTATTCAAAGTCTATAAATAGGAGTCTTCCTCCTCATGTATTGATAACAATTAATGAATAAGATTTTCCTTCAAGAATTCTCCAATATTCTTAGTCTACATCAATGTGAAAATATGATTTTGGTCCTCATCAAAAGTTCTATTTTGATCTGTCAAGATTTAGTAATTTCTATCTTATATATTATATCCTAGTTAAGATCTGTAGTGAAAAAGTGACTGGACTCATTTTCTGATATCAGATTTTTGTGCAAGTGATGTATTACATGCATCTTGTCTCTTCCATATGATGACCTCTTATCAGTTATATGTTGGTCGGCAACAGAATaggatatttatatatatattttttggtaTACAAGTCTGGACTTTGACTCAGCTTTTAATGGtagattgaatttgaaattgttgAAGCTTGAGGGTCTAAAATAAAGACTTTTTGGAActttgggatttaactaaaagaattaaaactgcTCTATGACCTGACCTGAATGGAAACTTTAAAACCCTGTCCATGTATtccataacatttataaatccTATTCCTATCTGGGTTTAGTAAATATAGAAATGTTCCATAGGCTGTCATTTACTTCCTTGGTTGGTGTAGTAGAGTAGCATCATGCACCAATTCTTGATCAGACATTGCCTCTGTTTATGAAGTTTCTAACTCGAATGAGATCTGTCTCCTTTCCAGCGGGAAGCTCGATTGGAACGCAACAGGAACCGGTCTTTCTTCTCATGAAATTATACATTTAGGCATGTTTCTTGATATTGAAGTATGTAAGTTCAATATGCAATCTGCACACACTTGTTAACCTTCTCGTAGCAGTAGATTTATCTGGTGCTCATTGAGACAATGATTCAGCGTGTACTGCCCTCTTACTACCATCATTCGTCTATTAATAAAAGATGCATACCATCTTTATATTCAATCATCTCCATGTTGATCATTTTTCATTGTGAAAGTGTAGGAATCTGTAAAAATTGATCTTCAATTTGATCTAAATAGTGCAGGCTACAAGAGTTACGCAGCAGCTTCAGgcatttatacttttttttttttttttttggattgaaCTTGTTGAATTGTCATTTTGGAAGGCCTTTAGTTATATATCTACAATTTTCTCTGCCGTCAGAAGAAAGGGAATACATGTTATTCATGCATCAATCTTCTCCATTATGAAATGtttatcaacttcaatatgtttcGTCCTATCATGTAGAATTGGATTGTGGACAATGGAAATTGCTGACAATAGATGCATATGGGCATTGTCTGAGGGAATTTCAACTCTTCCAATAGTCTTTTTATCCGTATGGCCTCACAAATATCATGGGCTAAAGCCCTAAATTCTACTTCAGTGCTACTTCTAACAATCACACTTTGTTTTTTACTTCTCCAAGTGACTAGATTTCCTCCAACAAAAGAGTAATAACCCAAAGTGGATCTTCTATCAATCGTATTGCCTGCCCAATCAACATCAATGTAAACGTCGACATGTAGATGATTATGCTTCTTAAATAGTATACCTTTTCTGTgagtacctttcaaatatctcaagatTCTATAAACTGCTTCAAAGTGAATTGACTAGGGAGCAAGCATGAATCGACTTACCATACTAATTACGAAAGCAATATCAGGACGTGTGTGAGAGAGGTATATGTCTCCTCACAAGCCTCtggtacttttctttttcttttacctcTTTTTAAGTTGTAGCTACCAATTTAAAATTCCGCTTGATGAGACTTTTTGCTATCTTGCAACCAAGTAAACTTGTCTCGTTCAATAGGTCAAGAATATACTTTCTTTGGTTGACAAGAATGCCATGTTTACATCTGGCAAACTCCATGCCTAAGAAATACTTTAAGGTTCTTTAGCCCTTGATTTGAAAATCATTAGCAAGGTTTTTCTTCAAGATATTCACTCTTATCTCATCATTACCTATGAGTGTGATATCTATCAACATACACTGTCAAAACAACCACCTTACTAGTTCCAGTATGTTTAAAGAACATAGTATGATCAACTTAACTTTGATTGAATCCATAGCTCGTGACTTCACCTTTCCAAACCGTTCAAACCATGCTCTAAGAGATTGTTTAAGCTCGTATAATGATTTCTTTAAATTGCACACTTTGTTAACCCCGAGATCCATCTCAAAATCGGATgacaagtccataaatacctcttcttcaagatcccCATTGAGAGGCATTCTTAACATCAAGTTGATAAAGAGGCCAAACAAAATTAACTGCAACAAACAACAGAATTATGATAGAATTATTTTTCGCTACTAAAGCAAGTGTTTCTTGATAATAAATTTCATAGGTTTGAGTGAACACCTTGACAACCATTCTGGCCTTGTACCTTTAAATACTACCATCAACTTTACATTGTACAATGAACACCGATTTGCATTCactgttttattattttttggtaGTTCGACTATGTCACATGTGCAATTTATTTCAACGCATTAATCTCTTCCATCAATGCTAATTTCCAATTCAAATCATTTAGAGCCTCTTGTATATTCCTTGGaacaaataagttggttatATTGGATGTGAAGCTCTTGACAGTCAGACAATCTATATAAGAAAGATAGTTTGCAATAGGATATTTGGTGCATTTACGAGTACCTTTCCTATAGGCAATTGTAATATCAAGATCAGAGACGTCAAGTAAAGGATTAGGAGGAGAAGAACTAGGAGAAATAGGAGTAGAGTGTCTAATGCCTAGATCTTCAGGATCATTCATCGGAGTATTTGACTGTTTTGTGCTAAGTCATCTATATGATCTCGATCTCTTTGAGTCAAGTTTCTTCTCGTATAAACCTGAAGTTCAGGATTTCGACTTGTTGAGTCATTTTGTAGTGTTTCTTCCCTGGAGAAGAGCTCTCCACACTTGACATCAAAGGACTAGAACTCATAATTAGGACCACTGATGTTTGAGAGAGATGAAGTGTCCCAAAAAATTGTCTTCAAGGTTAGATGTCTCCCTATGAAAAGAATTTGGGCCAAGAAATGGTTGATTTTCCAAAAAAGACACACCCATACTCTCAAAATACTTGTTGGTCAAATAATCAAAACATTTGTAAGCCGTTTTATTAGAGACAtagtgtaacgacccgagttcaggaggggtacatgaatgaaccgatatcacatctgaatgagagggatcttaaggacatgaaagtatggttaagaaaggcttaaaagaattgaaagttactatctataccaacaaggtgcaccttcctttttagtggctcaatcataagaactctaaAGTTAAGTGTGCTTAGCTTGGAgtaatcctatgttgggtgacctcttGGGAAttattctaggatgcatgtgagtgaggacccgtgttggtttgtggggacaactttcacttctaaaaagCATTCAAGGCAAAGTTAGGTCGCAGGGGACATAGGGGAATGCTGGGGCCATTCGGATTCCGAATCCTGGGCCTGGGGTGTTACATATAGCCTACAAAAATGCATTTAGTGGCTTGAAAAAATTCATTGAACTGATTCAGAAGAgttctaaaattcaaaatctttaACGACATTCGGTTGATCAGATGTGCAGACGTAAGAATGACATCACtctataaatattttggaaCGTTCATAGAGAACATAAGGGCACAAACAACTTCAAGTAAGTGTCTATTTTTTTGCCCAATAATGTCATTCTGCTGAGGCGTGTCACGACACGTAGCTTGATGAAAAATACCCTTATTGTGCAAAAAAATGGTTAATTGAAAAGGGAATTAGATACCCAAGAAAGTGTGTGATTGTCTtgcattttgaagaaaaaaacgaTTTTATAGAACATAAAAACAACGAACAGAATCCCAGAAAATAGGTTAAACATTCAAATAAGCCTAAGCATGCTCCTAGaagagaagaaagggaagaagaaaacttacccttgaagatccTCCTTCACGTTTTCCTCTCCTTTGCAACCAACCAACCTTGAATCTCTCAACGAACAAAGACACCACTACAAGAACTTCCCCTCATGTTCTAGGACTCCAAGGAGCTAGATGTGTGGGTTTAACAccttggaagagggaatgaAAAgctaatgaagaagaagagaagaaagtgaagaagaaagcttacccttgaagatccCCCTTCACGTTTTCCTCTCATTTGTAACCAACCAACCTTGAATCTCTCAACGAAcaaagacaccaccacaagaactTCCTCTCATGCTTTAGGATTCCAAGGAGCTAGATGTGTGGGCTCTAACAccttggaagagggaatgaAAGGTAGATGagaatttgagagtagagaCTAAGTTTTCTTTCCAACAAATAAAAAACCCTTACTCTAAATGggttataatgatgtatttatagggagagggtaaccccttctccaagtttttctcattttccatcatttgttaattcattattaactattaattaatcaattaacatgtaaattaaataactatatattaaataatatttaatatacaaCTAATTAAATATCACCTATTTATACTAACCTCTATTCTCCCtcatatgttaattaattaattaattattaattaatcaattaacatataaattaaacaactatataataaatcatagtcaatcaattaacatataaatatcacatatttatatggatacatttctttatgaatccaattcatatagaTTCAAATATACATCTCTTATGtagtttggattatagatcatatatGTGATTAACAATATTCTATAATATATCAGAATAcactatatattaatcatattaatataaaattcttttaagtaatttgaacaattcaaatcattccttgTTTCTATCCTTAGCAAGCTAACATGGGAACTTTATGGACCCGCAGACTAGAAGTTCcaataatatgagattaattaattaaactatttaattaaataaatcaatattcattaactaccagtcACTTCACTATAAATCGATAGCTGCACtcatgaatataaccaatcaatagttaGTCGACCATTTACAGATTactcataactacagttgggtcaaaataccattttacccttagttacatctaacttcttaagtaccaatgattctttaatgaacaaacaatttatccTTAGCGAGCTAACatagggactttatggacctgcatattagaagctctaatgatatgagattagttaattaaactctttaattaaatcaatcaatattcattaactacccgtcactccactatagatcgatagctgcactcttcgcactgttgatatatttttgtatccatggatataaccaatcaatagttaGTCGACTATTTCAGattgctcataactataattgggtcaaaataccattttaccacccttgtagttatatctaagtaccactgattcctttaataaacaaacaatttataattcaactataaactaacacctctcaggccagtgagaggttgaggtctCGTTTTTCAATCCCCGAAATCAGCtgttaagagagcaatttatcttctttccCTATAATCGGGAAGGAGTGAGTTTCTTCTTGTGTAGGTATATTCCCAATTCCCTACTTAGACAAATCCTTGAAATGATAGGTTTCTTGAGTCGACTAACTTGACCACtatcacccatacagatcaaaggattacCTTCATAGACGGGACCTCACAACTGACTCAAggttaaggtcaagtcacctatggtcatcatagtgaaatgttggtttcttcaagtaacgatgttataaagagaaaccaatCATTTCACAGTCCAGTCTTGTATAAACGTTTTATACAGGATACCTTCACTCACATATCTTCATATGAACAATATGACTTATGTTGTCTATAACATTtacaactcatgtaacaattacaaagtttGTCATATCTGcaatgttaccaagataagacacctaaccttatttatttactgcagaccttttaggttataacttgaacatgaaccacttGTATGTCCACCACGTACTGTTCAAGTTACATCacataatcttggatcttagtttattgggttgAATTAATGTAGTCTGGatgttaataaaatacctcttgttttattagatatataattggttttacaaactataagatataTGAAATTTAGGACACaaaatccaacaatctcccactttttctAAAGCAAATGGGATGtatagtatcaaatacaatacaataaactagggcatataatATACTCATTGAATTGTTCATTGAAATATTCTCTGTCGTTATCAGAGTGAAGAATTCGAAGTTTAGTTTAAAACTGAGCCTCAATCATATTGTAAAATCGAACAAAAAACTATTTTACCtttgaattttttgttaataaataaaGTCAAGTTAAACGAGTGTGGTCATCTATAAAGGTAACAAACCAATGCTTACCACGATGAGTCAAAGACTTTAGATGGATCAGTATGAATTAAAGAAAAAGGTGATGAAACCTTGTAAGGTTTAGGTAAGTAGGTGAATTGATGATGTTTGGCAAAAATGCAACTTTCACATCGAAAAACTGAACAATCAAATCCTTTAAACTGAACAATTTAGAAGTCttttgactctttccacggtTTAAAGTCGAACCACTACAACATTCTTTTTCCGGGCACAAGAACAAACCCGATCCTATCCACGGTTGAGGATTAAATCGTTACCACTACCCTTTTCTGGAGATCAAGAGCAACCCTTATAacagtttggaaaaataaaagagcacacttacaactctctcaataaaatggatttacaagttttaagctcacaacaaatcaatcctcacaatacaatagaTCAGTGAAGAATATGATGAATAGAAAAAATTAAGAGTTTGGAGAGAATAATAAGAGTGGTTTTGAGgatggtaaaaatatgtaattgttgttttaatt
Proteins encoded:
- the LOC120092814 gene encoding cytochrome c oxidase-assembly factor COX23, mitochondrial; this translates as MASTSRDPAPPYASAARISDSPCYPQYSASLKCLEEHNSEKSKCREHFDVYKECKKKEREARLERNRNRSFFS